CGCGGATCGCCCGCACCTCCAGCGCGTCGAGCTCTGGCGTCCCGGCGCCGTCGGCGACGATCACATCGACGTCGTCGGGGCTGACCGAGGCGTCCGCGAGCGCGCCCCGCATGGCCCGGGCGAGCTGGCGGCAGTCGGCGGGCGGCGCGCTGATGTGCTCGCCGTCGTGGGTCGCGGCATAACCGGCCAGCTCGGCATAGATCTGCGGCGCGCCACGCTCGGCGGCCGCGGCGGCCTCCTCGACCATCAGCAGCGCGCCGCCCTCACCCGGCGCGTAGCCGTTCGCTTCAACATCGAAAGGCTTATATCCGGTACGCGGGTCGCGGCTCTCGGTCAACCGGCCGCCCATCATCTGGCAGACGAGTGCGTAGGGCGCCACGGGTGCCTCGGTGCCGCCGACGAGCGCCGCCCGCGTACCGCGCCGGATGACGCGGCGGGCGGCGCCCAGGCTGTCCAGCCCGCCCGCGTGATCGCCGACGACCACCGAGGCCGGGCCCTTCGCGCCGTTCAGGATGGACGTCTGACCCGCGCAGGCGGCGTAGAACCAGGCGATCGACTGGTAGGCCGTGACCGCGCTCGGCCCGCCGTGGCACATCGCCACGATCTCCCGCTGTCCGAAGAGGCTGCCGCCGTAGTTCGCCGCCAACAGCACCCCGGTGCTGTACGGGTCGTAGGCCGACGGGTCGTACTTGGCGTCGTCGAGGGCGAGCTGCGCGGCCGCCAGCCCGAGCTGCGTCCAGTGGTCGGTCTGGATGATCAGCCGCGCGTCGATGTGCTCCTCGGCGACGAACCCGTGCACCTGTCCGGCGAGCGTGGTGGGGTAGCGGGACGCGTCGAAGCCCTCGATCGGGCTCACGCGCAGCTCGCCCGCGAGCGTCGAGCGCCAGTGCTCCTCGGTGCCGACACCGCTCGGTGCGACCACCCCGATGCCGGTGAAGACCATCCGTTTCGGGTGCATCGGGTCCTCCCTGTCGGCCGGTTTCATCGGGTCCTCCCGGTGGGGCGGGCGAGGACGACCGCCGACTGGAAGCCGCCGAACCCGCTGCCGACCGAGAGCACGGCGTCGACCCGCTGCCTGCGGGCCTCCCTCGGCACGTAGTCGAGGTCGCACTCCGGGTCGGGGTGCTCGAAGTTCGCCGTCGGCGGGACGACGCCGTGGCGGATCGCGAGCACGCACGCCGCGAGCTCGATCGCCCCGATCGCCCCCAGCGAGTGCCCGACCATGGATTTGATCGAGCTCACCGGTACGCGGTACGCGTGCTCGCCGAGGCTGCGCTTGAAGGCGGCCGTCTCGTGCCGGTCGTTCTGCTTGGTCCCCGAACCGTGCGCGTTGACGTAGTGCACCTCGGTCGGGTCCAGCTCCGCCTGGTGCAGCGCGTCGGTGATCGCCTCGGCCATCTCGATCCCGTCGGGCCGCAGCCCGGTCATGTGGAATCCGTTGCACCGGTTGGCGAAGCCGC
This portion of the Allocatelliglobosispora scoriae genome encodes:
- a CDS encoding beta-ketoacyl synthase N-terminal-like domain-containing protein yields the protein MHPKRMVFTGIGVVAPSGVGTEEHWRSTLAGELRVSPIEGFDASRYPTTLAGQVHGFVAEEHIDARLIIQTDHWTQLGLAAAQLALDDAKYDPSAYDPYSTGVLLAANYGGSLFGQREIVAMCHGGPSAVTAYQSIAWFYAACAGQTSILNGAKGPASVVVGDHAGGLDSLGAARRVIRRGTRAALVGGTEAPVAPYALVCQMMGGRLTESRDPRTGYKPFDVEANGYAPGEGGALLMVEEAAAAAERGAPQIYAELAGYAATHDGEHISAPPADCRQLARAMRGALADASVSPDDVDVIVADGAGTPELDALEVRAIREVFGDRAGSIPVTAPQGFVGRLCAGGPSLNVATALLAMRDGLIPAVGNLTRPVPCYGLDFVREPRPARVDVVLVTARGYGGFNSSIVLKSYLEGEQ